The sequence GATATTCTTTTCCTTATGCACTGGGTCCCACATGTGAACGGCTGATTTTTCCAAAAATGATCGCAAATGGAAATCATCAATTCTATGGTCTTCCCAACATACAATGGGACCTCCACGGTAGGCTAAAAAGACTTCATTTAAAGTACGCGGAAGTTCTTCTTTCGTCACGAGGTAAGTGTCGGTTTGAATTTTTGTACATTGATTGATTAATACTTGAACGAGTTCATCCTGAGTTTTTTCCTTCAATACATCTAGTTGTGGGTTAAATTTAAGTTCTGGTCTTATCACGTCTCGCTTCCGAACTGGTCTATTAAACCTTTTAGCAATGTTATTTAAAAATGAATCACGTTCATAAATGTTTTCTCTCATTCTTTTTCCCCCTTTCGACGTTCCATCCAATCTCGAAAACCATTTTCCGGAGCAGGGAATTCTCGAACTTTCGTCCACGCCTTTAATGGACCTGGACCCTTCGAGATGGAATGACCTTTCGAAAACGATTTCATCACAAGAGGGGTTAATTTTGCACCAGCTTGATACAACTTTGGCGTAGCTGCTCCTAACCCAAAAGCTTTCATCGCCATTTTCTCTGAAATCGGTGCACGCCCTTCTTGTTCCACTATAACTTGCCGATGTTTATGTAGAAGTTCATGTAGTGGAATTTTTACTGGACAAGCTTCTGAACAGGCTGCACAAAGGGTAGATGCATAAGGTAACTCTTTAAATTCCTCATATCCTCCTAATAGAGGTGACAAAACGGCTCCAATCGGCCCAGAATAGATTGAGCCGTAGGAATGACCGCCAACATGACGATAAACTGGACAAACATTTACACATGCTGCACATCGGATACATTGAAGAACCGATTGAAATTCAGTTCCTAAAATGTTTGATCGACCATTATCTACAATAACTAAATGAAATTCTTCTGGTCCATCTACATCTCCATCTTCCTTCGGGCCAGATAACACTGTTACATAGCTTGTTAATTTTTGACCAACTGCACTTCTCGTAAGCAAACTAACTAGAATGTCTAAATCTTCAAATGTTGGCACAATTCGTTCCATTCCCATAACTGTAATTTGAGTTTTGGGCAAAGTAGTGACTAGACGAGCATTTCCTTCATTCGTCACTAAGCTAATAGACCCCGTTTCCGCTACTGCAAAGTTACACCCCGTTATTCCAACATCCGCCGTTAAAAATTCATTCCTCAGCATTTTTCTAGCATGCATTGCGAGTTCCTCAGGCACTTCTGTTTTCTCGTAATGGAGTTTTTCCTTAAAAACATCCCGTATTTGCTCCTTATTTTTGTGAAGGGCAGGAGCAACAATATGTGAAGGTGGATCGTGATCATCAACTTGTAAGATATATTCTCCTAAATCAGTTTCTATCACTTGGCATCCTTCTTCTTCTAAAGCATGATTTAAATGAATTTCTTCTGTTACCATTGATTTGGATTTAACTATTTTTTTTGCCTGTTTTTTCCGAACGACACCACGAATGTATTCGTTCGCTTCTTCAGCCGTTTGTGCAAAGAATACGTGCCCTCCTCGTCTTGCGACGTTTTCGCTAAGT comes from Bacillus kexueae and encodes:
- a CDS encoding LutB/LldF family L-lactate oxidation iron-sulfur protein, with translation MAMKTSGDPFQKRVQTGLQNDFMRQAVSNAQERLQSKRLQAAEELGNWEHWRTLGEQIRQHTLENLDYYLFELSENVARRGGHVFFAQTAEEANEYIRGVVRKKQAKKIVKSKSMVTEEIHLNHALEEEGCQVIETDLGEYILQVDDHDPPSHIVAPALHKNKEQIRDVFKEKLHYEKTEVPEELAMHARKMLRNEFLTADVGITGCNFAVAETGSISLVTNEGNARLVTTLPKTQITVMGMERIVPTFEDLDILVSLLTRSAVGQKLTSYVTVLSGPKEDGDVDGPEEFHLVIVDNGRSNILGTEFQSVLQCIRCAACVNVCPVYRHVGGHSYGSIYSGPIGAVLSPLLGGYEEFKELPYASTLCAACSEACPVKIPLHELLHKHRQVIVEQEGRAPISEKMAMKAFGLGAATPKLYQAGAKLTPLVMKSFSKGHSISKGPGPLKAWTKVREFPAPENGFRDWMERRKGEKE
- a CDS encoding LutC/YkgG family protein gives rise to the protein MRENIYERDSFLNNIAKRFNRPVRKRDVIRPELKFNPQLDVLKEKTQDELVQVLINQCTKIQTDTYLVTKEELPRTLNEVFLAYRGGPIVCWEDHRIDDFHLRSFLEKSAVHMWDPVHKEKNIAYSEQANIGITFSDITLAESGTVVLFSSKEKGRSVSLLPKTYISIIPKSTIVPRFTQAAQKIRQMVNEQKMIASCINFISGPSNSADIEMNLVVGVHGPVKATYIIVEDA